A portion of the Cyanobium sp. PCC 7001 genome contains these proteins:
- a CDS encoding c-type cytochrome, with translation MRRLFSLIALCLALVLGAAPSYAADVAHGGQLFSANCAACHMGGGNVVNAERTLKQDALEAYLANYSSDHEAAIAYQVTNGKNAMPAFGGKLSEGDIADVAAYVEDMASKGWA, from the coding sequence ATGCGCCGTCTTTTTTCCCTGATCGCTCTCTGCCTGGCGTTGGTGCTGGGTGCCGCTCCCAGCTATGCGGCCGATGTGGCCCATGGGGGCCAGCTGTTCTCAGCCAACTGCGCCGCCTGCCACATGGGCGGTGGCAACGTGGTGAATGCCGAGCGCACCCTCAAGCAGGATGCCCTGGAGGCCTACCTGGCCAACTACAGCAGCGACCATGAGGCCGCCATCGCCTACCAGGTGACCAACGGCAAGAACGCCATGCCAGCCTTCGGCGGCAAGCTCAGCGAAGGCGACATCGCCGACGTGGCCGCCTACGTGGAGGACATGGCCTCCAAGGGCTGGGCCTGA
- a CDS encoding plastocyanin/azurin family copper-binding protein gives MSRTLGWLCGAVLPAVLLLALLLAAGAGPAAAAGHRVRLGTAEGLLAFEPSSLRIEPGDVVTFEVQGLGPHNLIVAGHPEWSHESLVFEEGTRWQQRFEAVGRFPFWCEPHRFAGMEGLLIVEEPGAAG, from the coding sequence ATGAGCCGCACCCTGGGTTGGCTGTGCGGGGCTGTGCTGCCAGCTGTGCTGCTGTTGGCGCTGCTGCTGGCGGCGGGCGCGGGCCCTGCCGCCGCCGCCGGCCACCGGGTGCGGCTGGGCACGGCGGAAGGCCTGCTGGCCTTCGAGCCCAGCAGCCTGAGGATCGAGCCCGGCGATGTGGTGACCTTCGAGGTGCAGGGGCTGGGTCCCCACAACCTGATCGTGGCCGGCCATCCGGAGTGGAGCCACGAGAGCCTGGTGTTCGAGGAGGGCACCCGCTGGCAACAGCGCTTCGAGGCGGTGGGGCGCTTCCCGTTCTGGTGCGAGCCCCATCGCTTCGCGGGGATGGAGGGGCTGCTGATCGTGGAGGAGCCGGGAGCGGCGGGCTGA
- the hemE gene encoding uroporphyrinogen decarboxylase, whose amino-acid sequence MAETAPLLLRAARGEQVERPPVWMMRQAGRYMKVYRDLRDRHPGFRERSENPDLSYEISMQPFRAFQPDGVILFSDILTPLPGMGIDFDIIESKGPIIEPAIRTRAQVDALRPLNPAEALPFVGEVLGRLRADVGNAAAVLGFVGAPWTLAAYAVEGKSSKTYAVIKAMAFQEPALLHQLLGHLADSIATYVRYQIDSGAQVVQLFDSWAGQLSPIDYDVFAAPYQKRVIDQVKATHPDTPLILYISGSAGVLERMGRTGVDIVSLDWTVDMADGCARLPQHVGVQGNVDPGLLFGSPEAIRERILDTVRKARSRRHILNLGHGILPGTPEDNARVFFETGKAVSELLGAAV is encoded by the coding sequence ATGGCCGAAACCGCCCCCCTGCTGCTGCGCGCCGCCCGAGGTGAGCAGGTGGAGCGGCCACCCGTGTGGATGATGCGCCAGGCCGGCCGGTACATGAAGGTGTACCGCGACCTGCGCGATCGCCATCCCGGCTTCCGCGAGCGCTCGGAAAACCCCGATCTCTCCTACGAGATCTCGATGCAGCCGTTCCGGGCGTTCCAGCCCGACGGCGTGATCCTCTTCTCCGACATCCTCACTCCCCTGCCGGGGATGGGCATCGACTTCGACATCATCGAGAGCAAGGGGCCGATCATCGAACCCGCGATTCGCACCCGGGCCCAGGTGGATGCCCTGCGACCCCTGAATCCGGCCGAGGCCCTCCCCTTCGTGGGCGAGGTGCTGGGCCGGCTGCGCGCCGATGTGGGCAACGCCGCCGCCGTGCTCGGCTTCGTGGGTGCCCCCTGGACCCTGGCGGCCTATGCCGTGGAAGGGAAGAGCTCCAAGACCTACGCCGTGATCAAGGCGATGGCCTTCCAGGAGCCGGCGCTGCTGCACCAGCTGCTGGGCCACCTGGCCGATTCGATCGCCACCTACGTGCGCTACCAGATCGATTCCGGTGCCCAGGTGGTGCAGCTGTTCGATTCCTGGGCCGGCCAGCTCAGCCCGATCGACTACGACGTGTTCGCGGCGCCGTACCAGAAGCGGGTGATCGATCAGGTGAAGGCCACCCATCCCGATACGCCGCTGATCCTCTACATCTCCGGCAGCGCCGGTGTGCTCGAGCGGATGGGGCGCACCGGCGTGGACATCGTGTCGCTGGACTGGACCGTGGACATGGCCGATGGCTGTGCCCGCCTGCCCCAGCATGTGGGGGTGCAGGGCAACGTGGACCCCGGGCTGCTGTTCGGCAGCCCGGAGGCGATCCGTGAGCGGATTCTGGATACGGTGCGCAAGGCCCGCAGCCGCCGCCACATCCTCAATCTCGGTCACGGGATCCTGCCCGGCACACCGGAAGACAACGCCCGCGTGTTCTTCGAAACCGGCAAGGCCGTGAGCGAGCTGCTCGGAGCCGCCGTTTGA
- the glgB gene encoding 1,4-alpha-glucan branching protein GlgB, with translation MPVPSLEWLVEDGSRLAECRHDHPFAVLGPQPIESGRWLVRVWMPEADEVLLLRGQQVLPTTTPNHPWVFEAELDHDPGCDYRVRVQRGGITHETHDPWSFREEWMGELDRHLFAEGNHHHIWRRMGAHLVERNGVAGVMFCLWAPNARSVAVLGPFNSWDGRHHPMQSRLGGIWELFIPGLGAGEIYKYEIRNQAGHCYQKADPYGFRHEVRPANASIVHPLGGFAWSDAAWMEERDSRNPLDQPVAVYEMHLGSWMHASADQPYIEADGSARPPIQPADLKPGARLLTYPELADKVIPYVKARGFTHIELMPISEHPFDGSWGYQVTGWYAPTSRFGTPEEFRAFVDRCHAEGIGVILDWVPGHFPKDAHGLAFFDGAHLYEHADPRIGEHKEWGTLIFNYSRNEVRNFLVANLVYWFEEFHIDGIRVDAVASMLYRDYLRPDGEWLPNEHGGRENTEAVLFLQQANHVLFQHFPGALSIAEESTTWPMVTQPTNIGGLGFNLKWNMGWMHDMLDYFELDPWFRQFHQNNVTFSIWYAYTENFMLALSHDEVVHGKSNLLHKMPGDDWQKFANVRALLAYMWTHPGKKTIFMGMEFGQRAEWNVWGDLQWDLLNYEPHLGIQRLVDDLNVFYKAEPALWGDDFNEYGFQWIDCSDNRHSVISFMRRESATGRWLVVVANFTPQSHSHYRVGVPVEGFYSEVFNTDAERYGGSNLGNLGGKFTDSWAVHGYEHSLDLCLPPLSVLVFQRDEKRSLEAGDFAAAAALAAA, from the coding sequence ATGCCGGTCCCCTCGCTGGAGTGGTTGGTGGAGGATGGTTCGCGCCTGGCGGAGTGCCGCCACGACCATCCCTTCGCCGTGCTCGGCCCCCAGCCGATCGAGTCCGGCCGCTGGCTGGTGCGGGTGTGGATGCCGGAAGCCGACGAGGTGCTGCTGCTGCGGGGTCAGCAGGTGCTGCCCACCACCACGCCCAACCATCCCTGGGTGTTCGAGGCGGAGCTGGACCACGACCCCGGCTGCGACTACCGGGTGCGGGTGCAGCGGGGCGGCATCACCCATGAGACCCACGATCCCTGGTCCTTCCGCGAGGAGTGGATGGGCGAACTCGATCGCCATCTGTTCGCCGAGGGCAACCACCACCACATCTGGCGCCGCATGGGCGCCCACCTGGTGGAACGCAACGGGGTGGCCGGGGTGATGTTCTGCCTGTGGGCGCCCAACGCCCGCAGCGTGGCGGTGCTCGGACCGTTCAACAGCTGGGATGGCCGTCACCATCCGATGCAGTCGCGGCTGGGCGGCATCTGGGAACTGTTCATCCCGGGGCTGGGGGCCGGCGAGATCTACAAGTACGAGATCCGCAACCAGGCGGGGCACTGTTACCAGAAGGCCGACCCCTACGGCTTCCGCCACGAGGTGCGCCCCGCCAACGCCTCGATCGTGCACCCCCTCGGGGGCTTCGCCTGGAGCGATGCCGCCTGGATGGAGGAGCGGGACAGCCGCAACCCGCTCGACCAGCCGGTGGCGGTGTACGAGATGCACCTGGGCAGCTGGATGCACGCCAGTGCCGACCAGCCCTACATCGAGGCCGATGGCAGCGCCAGGCCCCCGATCCAGCCCGCAGACCTCAAGCCCGGTGCCCGCCTGCTCACCTACCCGGAGCTGGCCGACAAGGTGATCCCCTACGTGAAGGCGCGGGGCTTCACCCACATCGAACTGATGCCGATCTCCGAGCATCCCTTCGATGGATCCTGGGGGTATCAGGTCACGGGCTGGTACGCCCCCACCAGCCGCTTCGGCACCCCGGAGGAATTCCGCGCCTTCGTGGACCGCTGCCACGCCGAGGGCATCGGCGTGATCCTTGACTGGGTGCCGGGCCACTTCCCCAAGGATGCCCACGGCCTGGCCTTCTTCGACGGAGCCCATCTCTATGAGCACGCCGATCCCCGCATCGGTGAGCACAAGGAATGGGGCACCCTGATCTTCAACTACAGCCGCAACGAGGTGCGGAATTTCCTGGTGGCGAACCTGGTGTACTGGTTCGAGGAATTCCACATCGACGGCATCCGGGTGGATGCGGTGGCCTCCATGCTCTACCGCGACTACCTCCGGCCCGATGGTGAATGGCTGCCGAATGAACACGGCGGCCGGGAAAACACCGAGGCGGTTCTCTTCCTCCAGCAGGCCAACCATGTGCTGTTCCAGCACTTCCCCGGAGCCCTCTCGATCGCCGAGGAATCCACCACCTGGCCGATGGTGACCCAGCCCACGAACATCGGTGGTCTGGGCTTCAACCTGAAGTGGAACATGGGCTGGATGCACGACATGCTCGACTACTTCGAGCTGGATCCCTGGTTCCGCCAGTTCCACCAGAACAATGTGACGTTCTCGATCTGGTATGCCTACACCGAGAATTTCATGCTGGCCCTCAGCCACGATGAGGTGGTGCACGGCAAGAGCAACCTGCTGCACAAGATGCCTGGCGACGACTGGCAGAAGTTCGCCAACGTGCGCGCCCTGCTGGCCTACATGTGGACCCACCCCGGCAAGAAGACGATCTTCATGGGGATGGAATTCGGTCAGCGGGCCGAATGGAACGTGTGGGGAGATCTGCAGTGGGATCTGCTCAATTACGAGCCACACCTGGGCATCCAGCGCCTGGTGGATGACCTCAACGTGTTCTACAAAGCGGAGCCGGCGCTCTGGGGCGACGACTTCAACGAGTACGGCTTCCAGTGGATCGACTGCAGCGACAACCGCCATTCGGTGATCAGCTTCATGCGACGCGAGAGCGCCACCGGCCGCTGGCTGGTGGTGGTGGCGAACTTCACGCCCCAGAGTCACTCCCACTACCGGGTGGGCGTTCCGGTGGAGGGGTTCTACAGCGAAGTGTTCAACACCGACGCCGAGCGCTACGGCGGCAGCAACCTGGGCAATCTGGGCGGCAAGTTCACCGACAGCTGGGCCGTGCACGGGTATGAGCACTCGCTCGACCTGTGTCTGCCCCCGCTTTCGGTGCTCGTGTTCCAGCGGGATGAGAAACGCAGCCTGGAAGCCGGAGACTTTGCCGCTGCGGCTGCTCTGGCGGCGGCCTGA
- a CDS encoding bluetail domain-containing putative surface protein: MAVASFSNLNPVAIPGVGTSGTGSPYPSLIGVGGLQGGVTRVGVTLKGLSHTYPDDVDVLLVAPDGTTRSLVMSDAGTNLDVTAVNLAFDDNFPDALPDSAQILSGSYKPSDYGATADAFPAPAPAGPYAADFKTFRGVNPNGTWRLYINDDAGADSGNLAQGWELRLFHGANPVFGDDGDNLIKLKKSINTYAGGPGADTYRLGKKATRSTYLRKLDHITDFDTVNDRIDYGFKGPRPFGKDFGSLSSLNARALKKKFKPNKLKKKAWGTFTVGSGGPESERTFLILNDLKAGFQLKRDFLVEITGYFGSNALTNLNVI; this comes from the coding sequence ATGGCCGTTGCGAGCTTTTCCAATCTCAACCCCGTTGCGATTCCCGGTGTCGGAACTTCCGGAACCGGCTCCCCCTACCCAAGCCTGATCGGAGTGGGAGGGCTCCAGGGTGGCGTCACCAGGGTGGGCGTGACCCTCAAAGGCCTGAGCCATACCTATCCAGACGATGTCGACGTGCTGTTGGTGGCACCCGATGGAACCACCCGATCGCTGGTGATGTCTGACGCCGGCACCAACTTAGACGTCACCGCCGTCAATCTCGCCTTTGATGACAATTTCCCCGACGCCCTCCCCGACAGCGCCCAGATTCTCAGCGGTTCCTACAAGCCCTCCGATTACGGGGCGACTGCAGACGCGTTTCCGGCCCCTGCCCCGGCTGGTCCCTATGCAGCGGATTTCAAGACCTTCAGAGGAGTCAATCCGAACGGCACCTGGCGCCTGTACATCAATGACGATGCCGGCGCGGATAGCGGCAACCTGGCTCAAGGATGGGAACTGCGCCTCTTCCATGGCGCCAACCCCGTCTTCGGTGACGACGGCGACAACCTGATCAAACTGAAAAAGTCCATCAACACCTATGCCGGCGGCCCGGGAGCTGACACCTACAGACTTGGAAAAAAGGCCACACGATCGACCTACCTCAGAAAGCTTGACCATATCACTGACTTCGATACCGTCAACGATCGCATTGATTATGGCTTCAAGGGCCCACGCCCGTTCGGGAAAGACTTTGGCTCCCTGTCTTCCCTGAATGCCAGAGCGCTGAAGAAGAAGTTCAAGCCCAACAAACTGAAGAAGAAAGCCTGGGGAACGTTCACGGTTGGCAGCGGGGGCCCCGAGAGTGAACGCACCTTCCTGATCCTCAACGACCTGAAAGCGGGCTTTCAACTGAAGCGGGACTTCCTGGTGGAAATCACTGGCTACTTTGGCAGCAACGCCCTCACCAATCTCAATGTGATCTGA
- a CDS encoding NAD(P)-dependent oxidoreductase, translating to MSEAPAARPQASARPQGSDRPQRILITGASGCVGQYISALLLRETDAELLLLLRDPSKLRAVPAEDPRITLLVADLRQLGSPEVSAVNAAIATATRVIHTATAWGDPERAQRVNVDAVKTLLALVDHQRIEQVIYFSTASVLDRRLRLLPEASQVGTEYIQTKAQCLQQLEQHPLAGRIVAVFPTLVFGGRVDGGGPFPTSYLTAGLAEAARWLWLARWLRADASFHFIHAADIARVCLVLATAPHQPNPEPGQGALRRLVLGQPPVSVNGTVRSLCRWRGVWWPPFGLDLRGWLVEGLIRLLRIEVNAWDRFSIRQRHFVHEPVSPPERFGARSHAPTLEAVFADAGLPRRGRLPAPPRP from the coding sequence TTGAGCGAGGCCCCGGCAGCGCGGCCCCAGGCTTCGGCCAGGCCCCAGGGCTCGGACCGGCCGCAGCGGATCCTGATCACCGGCGCCAGTGGCTGCGTGGGCCAGTACATCAGCGCCCTGCTGCTCCGGGAAACGGATGCGGAGCTGCTGCTGTTGCTCCGCGATCCGTCCAAGCTCAGGGCCGTGCCGGCGGAGGATCCCCGCATCACCCTGCTGGTGGCCGATCTGCGGCAGCTGGGCAGCCCCGAGGTGAGCGCCGTGAACGCCGCCATCGCCACGGCCACCCGGGTGATCCACACCGCCACGGCCTGGGGCGATCCGGAACGGGCCCAGCGCGTGAACGTGGACGCGGTGAAGACGCTGCTGGCCCTCGTCGATCACCAGCGGATCGAACAGGTGATCTACTTCTCCACCGCCTCGGTGCTGGATCGCCGGTTGCGGCTGCTGCCCGAGGCCAGCCAGGTCGGCACCGAATACATCCAGACGAAGGCCCAGTGCCTGCAGCAGCTGGAGCAGCACCCCCTGGCTGGGCGCATCGTGGCCGTGTTTCCCACCCTGGTGTTCGGCGGCCGGGTCGATGGCGGCGGCCCCTTCCCCACCAGCTACCTCACCGCAGGCCTGGCGGAAGCGGCCCGCTGGCTGTGGCTGGCCCGCTGGCTGCGGGCCGATGCCTCCTTCCACTTCATCCACGCCGCCGACATCGCCCGGGTGTGCCTCGTGCTGGCCACGGCCCCGCACCAGCCCAACCCCGAGCCGGGGCAGGGAGCCCTGCGGCGCCTGGTGCTGGGTCAGCCGCCGGTGAGCGTGAACGGCACGGTGCGCAGCCTCTGCCGCTGGCGCGGGGTGTGGTGGCCGCCGTTCGGCCTCGACCTGCGTGGCTGGCTGGTGGAGGGGCTGATCCGGCTGCTGCGCATCGAGGTGAACGCCTGGGACCGCTTCTCCATCCGCCAGCGCCACTTCGTGCACGAGCCGGTGAGCCCACCCGAGCGTTTCGGGGCCAGGAGCCACGCCCCGACGCTGGAAGCGGTGTTCGCCGATGCGGGACTGCCGCGGCGGGGGCGGCTGCCTGCCCCACCGCGGCCATGA